The Alphaproteobacteria bacterium genomic sequence CGCCGCCGCGGAAACCGGGCTGGCGGTGAACGTCAAAAAAGGACAATTCCTGGCGCCGTGGGACATGAAGAACGTGGTCGCCAAGATCACCGAGTCCGGCAACGACCGGGTGTTGATCACCGAACGAGGCGCGAGCTTCGGCTACAACACCCTGGTTTCGGACATGCGCAGCATTCCCATTTTGCGCGAGACCGGTTTTCCCGTGGTGTTCGATGCGACCCATTCTGTCCAGCAACCGGGCGGGCAGGGCACGACGAGCGGCGGGCAGCGCGAATTCGTTCCGGTACTGGCGCGCGCCGCGGTGGCAGTTGGTGTCGCCGCCGTCTTCATGGAGACCCACCAAGACCCCGACACTGCGCCGTCGGACGGGCCCACCATGGTGCCGTTGTCCGAGATGAAGGCGCTGATCGGAACGCTGCTGGATTTCGACCGTCTGGCGAAGCGGGGATAGCGCGTCCTGCTACCAGGTCGATGGGAGTCACGCGAAAAGATGCGCGGGCCGGAACGGCCTGCTAAAAACCGCCAACCAAAAACGCAGCCGGAGAACAGTTCCCATGACCGCCATCATCGACATTCTGGGCCGCGAGATTATCGATAGCCGAGGCAATCCGACCGT encodes the following:
- the kdsA gene encoding 3-deoxy-8-phosphooctulonate synthase, translated to MATNHPVTIGGLTVGNDLPLTVIAGPCQMEGRNHAMDMAGALRDIAKELGVGLIYKTSFDKANRTSIKAARGVGLDEAIPVFKEVRAALGCPVLTDVHEREHCALLKDAVDVLQIPAFLCRQTDLLVAAAETGLAVNVKKGQFLAPWDMKNVVAKITESGNDRVLITERGASFGYNTLVSDMRSIPILRETGFPVVFDATHSVQQPGGQGTTSGGQREFVPVLARAAVAVGVAAVFMETHQDPDTAPSDGPTMVPLSEMKALIGTLLDFDRLAKRG